GCTGAGATTGTTCTCTCTTGTACTTTTCTTTAACGGCCCTCTCTTAGAAGTATTTGGGACTAGGTGGCTTGACGTAGACTCGACGAACGTTCCTTTTCCCTGCATGTGACGAAGTGGACCCAAAGCGATGAGGGAGCGATGCACGCCCTGTTCGCACGAGCTTCATGGTGAGCAGCGGATTTATGGTGCCGTGCCCAGGCGACGAGGCGCGCCTGCCGGATCCCGCTCGGCTATTGCGCTCGCCGGCTATCGCGGATGCGTGCTTGTGCGCGGCGCGCCGCCGTGGTCCGGCTGTGCCCGTGGATTTTTTGCGTGACCGTCAACGGCTGGTCCGTGCCCGGGCCATGCAGGTAGATCACCGCGCCGTAGGCGTTGAGCGTGCCCGCCGTCGTGTAGTGCGTGTTCGGGAGCGAGTCCGGCGTGCGCATCTCGTAGAGCAGCTGGCTCCCGTCCCACACCGTGCGCTCGATGTACGAGCGGCACTCGGTCGCGCTGGTCGGGCAGAAACTGTCGCGCACCGAGCGCGTTGCTACGCGCCGGCCCAAGGCGTCATAGCGGTACTCCTCCCACACGCCCCGCGCGCCCGGCAGCGAGTCGGTGCTGTGCGCGCTCACGCCCCGGTGCCGGTTCACGACGCGCAGCTGGTCGTTCGCGCCGTAAAAGCTCGCGACGTGGTCGCTTCCCCAGTCGTTCCCGAGCTGGCCGTCGCAACGTGTGTCAAATTCTTCGCTATTCTCGGCGGTAGCCTCTAACCGTGCAATCGTACTTAGCTTTGAAAGTCTTCAAACTCCCACGAAGTATACTTGGATATGTAACGCGCGATTGAATCCCAGTCCCCTTCGCCAGCACGTGCGCAAAGTTCGTTGAGCGCATCGATCAATAGCTGATAGCTGAAGGTTTTCATTAACAGGACTGATCGGATCCAGGCACGCCCCGAGGCATTCTCAACCTCGAGATTCATCGCTGGGCAGTTGCATACGGTGAAGCAGAACTGTTCACCTCCTCTCGATTCGTCCTGGCCAATTGTCGCTTCAATCAGAAGCGAGAAAGGTTCGGGGCCAGCCGTAAACGTTTCTAGTTCGCTTATGTCCGGACTATGTAAGGACTGAACGACGGCTCTCATGGCTGACGCTGCTGGATGAGAATGGTAAGATGTCCGTTATTATCCCAAGGACCTTTTGCAACAGCCCGAGACTGGAAATTTGCCTGAACCTGATTCCAACTCGGCTTAAAACTAGGGGGACGGTACTGGCGAAGTCCGTCGGAGCTTATCATGGTTTTGCCATCACTGGCTAATCTAGCGCCTCGGCCGACCCACGCCTCGCCTGCGGCTGCAGCTACTTCTGCGCTCGCAACCCCCAAGCCGAAGTTCCCACTCCCCGCTGCTGCAGCTTGAACGATTGGACCGGGCGAACTGAGAACTCCTGCAAGTGGCACTACACCGCATGTCATCCCAGTTCCGCAGCTGTTCACCATCGCATCTAGTTTGCCGGCGAGTTTTGTCACCGCAGAAGCGATACTGTTCGCTGAGCGACTCTTTGGGGCGAGCCAGTGGACGAACTCTTCCAGCAGCGAACAGGTAGCTACGCCCTTTGGACACAACCCAAACGGATCACGGAAGTTGACCGGATCTCCACTCGCAAACGCGTAGAGGTTCGCCCCCCCCGCCAGCCCGATCGGATCGCTCTGCGTGAACTGCCCCGTCGCCGGGTCGTAAAACCGGTTCCGCTGATACTTGAGCCCGCTGCCATCGGTGCCCTGGAGCAGACTGCCCCACCACGTCGTGCGCTCCGACGAGAGGGTGGCGAGCCCGTCCATCGTCTGCTGGCCCCACGGCCAGTCGATCCCGGGGCACGTGAGCCCCGCCGCGCACGTCGCCTGATCGGCCCCGCTCATGGTGCTCGCGCCCTTGTACACGCCCTGGATATCCGCGTAAGGCGCCACCGCGTACTCGCTGTAGCCGCTGAGGCCGATCCGCGTGACCGTTAGCGGCTGGTCCGTGCCCGGGCCATGCAGGTAGATCACCGCGCCGTAGGCGTTGAGCGTGCCCGCCGTCGTGTAATCCGTGTTCGGGAGCGAGTCGGGCGTGCGCATCTCGTAGAGCAGCTGGCTCCCGTCCCACACCGTGCGCTCGATGTACGACCGGCACTCGGTCGCGCTGGACGGGCAGAAACTGTCGCGCACCGAGCGCGTCGCTACGCGCCGGCCGAGGGCGTCATAGCGGTACTCCTCCCACACGCCCCGCGCGCCCGGCAGCGAGTCGGTGCTGTGCGCGCTCACGCCCCGGTGCCGGTTCACGACGC
The Gemmatimonadaceae bacterium DNA segment above includes these coding regions:
- a CDS encoding immunity 8 family protein — its product is MRAVVQSLHSPDISELETFTAGPEPFSLLIEATIGQDESRGGEQFCFTVCNCPAMNLEVENASGRAWIRSVLLMKTFSYQLLIDALNELCARAGEGDWDSIARYISKYTSWEFEDFQS
- a CDS encoding RHS repeat-associated core domain-containing protein gives rise to the protein VQRASYNALGAVVVSDDGAYSSRQEEFLVDGLGNRKQVKRLNSRANTHSDYNRIRLNTYDSNGRLTATVDSASIPANTNEYSLSRSVTYDNAGNVRYRLETEYDSQLGNYWGSDYVASFYGANDQLRVVNRHRGVSAHSTDSLPGARGVWEEYRYDALGRRVATRSVRDSFCPSSATECRSYIERTVWDGSQLLYEMRTPDSLPNTDYTTAGTLNAYGAVIYLHGPGTDQPLTVTRIGLSGYSEYAVAPYADIQGVYKGASTMSGADQATCAAGLTCPGIDWPWGQQTMDGLATLSSERTTWWGSLLQGTDGSGLKYQRNRFYDPATGQFTQSDPIGLAGGANLYAFASGDPVNFRDPFGLCPKGVATCSLLEEFVHWLAPKSRSANSIASAVTKLAGKLDAMVNSCGTGMTCGVVPLAGVLSSPGPIVQAAAAGSGNFGLGVASAEVAAAAGEAWVGRGARLASDGKTMISSDGLRQYRPPSFKPSWNQVQANFQSRAVAKGPWDNNGHLTILIQQRQP